A window of Vespa velutina chromosome 15, iVesVel2.1, whole genome shotgun sequence contains these coding sequences:
- the LOC124954631 gene encoding DNA-binding protein RFX2 isoform X4 yields the protein MLLYYLTNRKVYNVLLKNFFAYKMYLISITFNLCWNKRRMKSIRIMLPNYFHDVNFSSDRFNTFHIDRLFSHAYSAFYFHSLYFLPLDTLCLVPAPPTDSSLQKQGGGGDTVGAEGGLASIAMTTTGAQYALTASTGANGSGGSSTTVGVEPKSSVVVVTTSSSSGGANVAQTQSTRGQQLITVVTSPDPSSPSNLQPIQLLVQDPLETAADSSNGSTGTSAHVTAQVVVNTTHSGQHTFVDSDTASTSAGTIVSGSPHYITVTDTSDSPSYASLTTTVVSGEAEAVGSESVSHPTYVQYVEGDGSTYIPANSQMTYPVYAVGEAGAMYTPASSQYYTPASTPVTYAQVTAQGSNTTTGQLLSQGNGTYLIQQSVVDGDPTTHTLISAAAAAARASPQTENAVHWLLENYETADGVSLPRSTLYNHYLRHCSENKLDPVNAASFGKLIRSVFLGLRTRRLGTRGNSKYHYYGIRVKPSSPLVMLNEDGTSRQQQTTNSQTKRFKFVNQKPDQAYESNTHSNTNISSNTSPPQYHQYLGEASGAMPEFPEILVGHGSSLPEDCTLEDIDTFRSIYREHCEAFLDAVLNFEFATVESLWREFWRSQDNNNGDECEEEKYLSKTKLYQICKCSEVQDFIRKVDYTFYQNLVEVLMPNVLRPIPSSLTQSIRNFAKGLESWLISAMADCPEEMTQIKLTAVSAFAQTLRRYTSLNHLAQAARAVLQNSSQINQMLADLNRVDFHNVQEQASWVCQCDYGMVQRLEADFKVTLQQQNSLEDWAIWLKSVVTQVLKPFEEKPTFAKAARQFLLKWSFYSSMVIRDLTLRSAASFGSFHLIRLLYDEYMFYLIEHQVAIATGTTPIAVMGDKSQNCPIINNFGATSNGDTSNTSQPKRIKLS from the exons atgttattatattatttaactaatagaaaagtttataatgttttattgaaaaacttttttgCATATAAGatgtatttaatatctattacttttaatttatgttGGAATAAGCGAAGAATGAAATCTATCAGGATAATGCTCCCTAATTATTTCCATGATGTAAATTTTTCCTCTGATAGATTCAATACCTTTCACATAGATCGTCTGTTCAGTCACGCGTACAGTGCATTTTATTTCCACTCCCTCTATTTTCTTCCCCTTGATACTTTGTGTTTGGTACCTGCTCCCCCAACAG ATTCATCTCTTCAGAAGCAGGGAGGTGGTGGTGATACGGTGGGTGCAGAGGGAGGTCTAGCATCAATTGCCATGACTACAACAGGAGCCCAGTATGCCCTCACAGCATCCACCGGAGCTAATGGCAGTGGGGGTAGCTCTACTACAGTGGGGGTGGAGCCTAAATCAAGCGTTGTTGTTGTGACTACTTCCAGTTCCAGTGGTGGTGCTAATGTAGCTCAAACTCAATCTACCAGAGGCCAACAGCTTATCACTGTAGTTACCAGTCCTGATCCTTCAAGTCCAAGTAATTTACAGCCCATAcag tTGTTGGTTCAGGATCCACTTGAAACAGCTGCAGATTCTTCCAATGGCTCAACAGGTACCTCAGCACATGTTACAGCACAAGTAGTGGTCAATACTACTCATTCTGGTCAGCATACATTTGTTGATAGTGACACTGCATCTACATCTGCTGGCACTATTGTCAGTGGTTCTCCTCATTATATAACAGTTACAG ACACCAGTGATTCACCATCCTACGCATCCCTCACAACGACAGTAG TATCTGGGGAAGCAGAAGCAGTGGGGTCCGAATCAGTGTCCCATCCAACCTATGTTCAATATGTTGAAGGGGATGGTTCTACGTATATACCGGCGAATAGTCAGat gacATATCCAGTATATGCCGTAGGAGAGGCTGGTGCAATGTATACACCTGCCTCAAGTCAATATTATACTCCAGCCTCAACACCAGTAACATATGCACag gtCACAGCACAAGGATCAAATACTACTACTGGACAATTATTATCTCAAGGCAATGGCACTTACTTAATCCAGCAAAGTGTTGTAGATGGTGATCCAACAACACATACACTCATATCTGCTGCAGCTGCTGCTGCTCGAGCTAGTCCACAAACTGAAAATGCg GTACATTGGTTGTTGGAGAATTATGAAACTGCAGATGGTGTCTCTCTTCCAAGGTCTACactttataatcattacttACGCCATTGTTCTGAAAACAAACTAGATCCAGTAAATGCTGCAAGTTTTGGAAAACTGATAAGATCTGTGTTCTTGGGCTTAAGAACAAGACGGTTAGGTACACG AGGGAACTCTAAATATCACTACTACGGAATTCGTGTTAAACCTAGCTCTCCTTTGGTCATGCTGAATGAAGATGGTACATCTCGTCAACAACAAACTACAAATTCTCAAACTAAAcgatttaaatttgtaaatcaGAAGCCAGATCAAGCATATGAAAGCAATACACATTCAAATACAAACATTTCTTCTAATACCTCTCCACCACAATATCATCAGTATCTTGGTGAAGCAAGTGGTGCAATGCCTGAATTTCCAGAGATACTTGTTGGACATGGTTCCTCTTTACCTGAAGACTGTACATTGGAAGATATAGATACTTTTCGTAGCATATACAGAGAACATTGTGAGGCATTTTTAGATGCTGTTCTAAATTTTGAATTTGCAACTGTTGAAAGTCTTTGGAGAGAATTTTGGCGTAGtcaggataataataatggtgatgaatgtgaagaagaaaaatatttatcaaa GAccaaattatatcaaatatgtaAATGCTCTGAAGTCCAAGATTTTATCAGGAAAGTagattatacattttatcaaAACTTAGTGGAAGTACTAATGCCAAATGTACTAAGACCAATACCAA GTTCACTAACGCAGTCTATTCGAAATTTTGCAAAAGGATTAGAATCATGGTTAATTTCTGCCATGGCTGATTGTCCTGAAGAAATGACCCAAATTAAG TTAACAGCTGTCTCTGCTTTTGCTCAAACATTAAGGCGATATACATCATTGAACCATCTTGCTCAAGCTGCACGAGCAGTACTCCAAAATTCTAgtcaaataaatcaaatgttGGCTGATCTTAATCGAGTTGATTTTCATAATGTACAGGAACAG gcATCTTGGGTATGTCAATGTGATTATGGTATGGTGCAACGTTTGGAGGCAGATTTTAAAGTGACACTACAACAGCAAAATTCATTAGAAGATTGGGCTATTTGGCTAAAAAGTGTTGTAACGCAAGTACTCAAACCTTTTGAAGAAAAACCTACTTTTGCTAAGGCTGCACGTCAGTTTTTACTCAAATGGTCTTTCTATAGCTCAATGGTTATTCGTGATCTCACTCTTAGAAGCGCTGCCAGCTTTGGTTCTTTTCATCTTATTAGGTTGTTATATGAtgaatatatgttttatttaattgaacatCAAGTTGCTATAGCTACTGGAACAACACCTATTGCAGTAATGGGAGAT AAAAGTCAGAATTgtccaataattaataattttggagCAACATCTAATGGCG aTACATCTAATACAAGTCAACCTAAACGTATTAAGTTGAGCTAA
- the LOC124954631 gene encoding DNA-binding protein RFX2 isoform X1: MLLYYLTNRKVYNVLLKNFFAYKMYLISITFNLCWNKRRMKSIRIMLPNYFHDVNFSSDRFNTFHIDRLFSHAYSAFYFHSLYFLPLDTLCLVPAPPTDSSLQKQGGGGDTVGAEGGLASIAMTTTGAQYALTASTGANGSGGSSTTVGVEPKSSVVVVTTSSSSGGANVAQTQSTRGQQLITVVTSPDPSSPSNLQPIQLLVQDPLETAADSSNGSTGTSAHVTAQVVVNTTHSGQHTFVDSDTASTSAGTIVSGSPHYITVTDTSDSPSYASLTTTVVSGEAEAVGSESVSHPTYVQYVEGDGSTYIPANSQMTYPVYAVGEAGAMYTPASSQYYTPASTPVTYAQVTAQGSNTTTGQLLSQGNGTYLIQQSVVDGDPTTHTLISAAAAAARASPQTENAEAVVSGGGGAYLITGNSGSAAVTVEEAAAAAANMTHATRVSQATVHWLLENYETADGVSLPRSTLYNHYLRHCSENKLDPVNAASFGKLIRSVFLGLRTRRLGTRGNSKYHYYGIRVKPSSPLVMLNEDGTSRQQQTTNSQTKRFKFVNQKPDQAYESNTHSNTNISSNTSPPQYHQYLGEASGAMPEFPEILVGHGSSLPEDCTLEDIDTFRSIYREHCEAFLDAVLNFEFATVESLWREFWRSQDNNNGDECEEEKYLSKTKLYQICKCSEVQDFIRKVDYTFYQNLVEVLMPNVLRPIPSSLTQSIRNFAKGLESWLISAMADCPEEMTQIKLTAVSAFAQTLRRYTSLNHLAQAARAVLQNSSQINQMLADLNRVDFHNVQEQASWVCQCDYGMVQRLEADFKVTLQQQNSLEDWAIWLKSVVTQVLKPFEEKPTFAKAARQFLLKWSFYSSMVIRDLTLRSAASFGSFHLIRLLYDEYMFYLIEHQVAIATGTTPIAVMGDKSQNCPIINNFGATSNGDTSNTSQPKRIKLS, from the exons atgttattatattatttaactaatagaaaagtttataatgttttattgaaaaacttttttgCATATAAGatgtatttaatatctattacttttaatttatgttGGAATAAGCGAAGAATGAAATCTATCAGGATAATGCTCCCTAATTATTTCCATGATGTAAATTTTTCCTCTGATAGATTCAATACCTTTCACATAGATCGTCTGTTCAGTCACGCGTACAGTGCATTTTATTTCCACTCCCTCTATTTTCTTCCCCTTGATACTTTGTGTTTGGTACCTGCTCCCCCAACAG ATTCATCTCTTCAGAAGCAGGGAGGTGGTGGTGATACGGTGGGTGCAGAGGGAGGTCTAGCATCAATTGCCATGACTACAACAGGAGCCCAGTATGCCCTCACAGCATCCACCGGAGCTAATGGCAGTGGGGGTAGCTCTACTACAGTGGGGGTGGAGCCTAAATCAAGCGTTGTTGTTGTGACTACTTCCAGTTCCAGTGGTGGTGCTAATGTAGCTCAAACTCAATCTACCAGAGGCCAACAGCTTATCACTGTAGTTACCAGTCCTGATCCTTCAAGTCCAAGTAATTTACAGCCCATAcag tTGTTGGTTCAGGATCCACTTGAAACAGCTGCAGATTCTTCCAATGGCTCAACAGGTACCTCAGCACATGTTACAGCACAAGTAGTGGTCAATACTACTCATTCTGGTCAGCATACATTTGTTGATAGTGACACTGCATCTACATCTGCTGGCACTATTGTCAGTGGTTCTCCTCATTATATAACAGTTACAG ACACCAGTGATTCACCATCCTACGCATCCCTCACAACGACAGTAG TATCTGGGGAAGCAGAAGCAGTGGGGTCCGAATCAGTGTCCCATCCAACCTATGTTCAATATGTTGAAGGGGATGGTTCTACGTATATACCGGCGAATAGTCAGat gacATATCCAGTATATGCCGTAGGAGAGGCTGGTGCAATGTATACACCTGCCTCAAGTCAATATTATACTCCAGCCTCAACACCAGTAACATATGCACag gtCACAGCACAAGGATCAAATACTACTACTGGACAATTATTATCTCAAGGCAATGGCACTTACTTAATCCAGCAAAGTGTTGTAGATGGTGATCCAACAACACATACACTCATATCTGCTGCAGCTGCTGCTGCTCGAGCTAGTCCACAAACTGAAAATGCg GAGGCTGTGGTTAGCGGGGGTGGCGGGGCATACTTGATCACTGGTAATTCAGGAAGTGCTGCTGTTACCGTGGAAGAAGCAGCAGCTGCAGCAGCAAATATGACGCATGCCACTAGGGTCTCCCAAGCCACA GTACATTGGTTGTTGGAGAATTATGAAACTGCAGATGGTGTCTCTCTTCCAAGGTCTACactttataatcattacttACGCCATTGTTCTGAAAACAAACTAGATCCAGTAAATGCTGCAAGTTTTGGAAAACTGATAAGATCTGTGTTCTTGGGCTTAAGAACAAGACGGTTAGGTACACG AGGGAACTCTAAATATCACTACTACGGAATTCGTGTTAAACCTAGCTCTCCTTTGGTCATGCTGAATGAAGATGGTACATCTCGTCAACAACAAACTACAAATTCTCAAACTAAAcgatttaaatttgtaaatcaGAAGCCAGATCAAGCATATGAAAGCAATACACATTCAAATACAAACATTTCTTCTAATACCTCTCCACCACAATATCATCAGTATCTTGGTGAAGCAAGTGGTGCAATGCCTGAATTTCCAGAGATACTTGTTGGACATGGTTCCTCTTTACCTGAAGACTGTACATTGGAAGATATAGATACTTTTCGTAGCATATACAGAGAACATTGTGAGGCATTTTTAGATGCTGTTCTAAATTTTGAATTTGCAACTGTTGAAAGTCTTTGGAGAGAATTTTGGCGTAGtcaggataataataatggtgatgaatgtgaagaagaaaaatatttatcaaa GAccaaattatatcaaatatgtaAATGCTCTGAAGTCCAAGATTTTATCAGGAAAGTagattatacattttatcaaAACTTAGTGGAAGTACTAATGCCAAATGTACTAAGACCAATACCAA GTTCACTAACGCAGTCTATTCGAAATTTTGCAAAAGGATTAGAATCATGGTTAATTTCTGCCATGGCTGATTGTCCTGAAGAAATGACCCAAATTAAG TTAACAGCTGTCTCTGCTTTTGCTCAAACATTAAGGCGATATACATCATTGAACCATCTTGCTCAAGCTGCACGAGCAGTACTCCAAAATTCTAgtcaaataaatcaaatgttGGCTGATCTTAATCGAGTTGATTTTCATAATGTACAGGAACAG gcATCTTGGGTATGTCAATGTGATTATGGTATGGTGCAACGTTTGGAGGCAGATTTTAAAGTGACACTACAACAGCAAAATTCATTAGAAGATTGGGCTATTTGGCTAAAAAGTGTTGTAACGCAAGTACTCAAACCTTTTGAAGAAAAACCTACTTTTGCTAAGGCTGCACGTCAGTTTTTACTCAAATGGTCTTTCTATAGCTCAATGGTTATTCGTGATCTCACTCTTAGAAGCGCTGCCAGCTTTGGTTCTTTTCATCTTATTAGGTTGTTATATGAtgaatatatgttttatttaattgaacatCAAGTTGCTATAGCTACTGGAACAACACCTATTGCAGTAATGGGAGAT AAAAGTCAGAATTgtccaataattaataattttggagCAACATCTAATGGCG aTACATCTAATACAAGTCAACCTAAACGTATTAAGTTGAGCTAA
- the LOC124954631 gene encoding DNA-binding protein RFX2 isoform X5 encodes MMNSCMVVSIKHSPYTKDSSLQKQGGGGDTVGAEGGLASIAMTTTGAQYALTASTGANGSGGSSTTVGVEPKSSVVVVTTSSSSGGANVAQTQSTRGQQLITVVTSPDPSSPSNLQPIQLLVQDPLETAADSSNGSTGTSAHVTAQVVVNTTHSGQHTFVDSDTASTSAGTIVSGSPHYITVTDTSDSPSYASLTTTVVSGEAEAVGSESVSHPTYVQYVEGDGSTYIPANSQMTYPVYAVGEAGAMYTPASSQYYTPASTPVTYAQVTAQGSNTTTGQLLSQGNGTYLIQQSVVDGDPTTHTLISAAAAAARASPQTENAEAVVSGGGGAYLITGNSGSAAVTVEEAAAAAANMTHATRVSQATVHWLLENYETADGVSLPRSTLYNHYLRHCSENKLDPVNAASFGKLIRSVFLGLRTRRLGTRGNSKYHYYGIRVKPSSPLVMLNEDGTSRQQQTTNSQTKRFKFVNQKPDQAYESNTHSNTNISSNTSPPQYHQYLGEASGAMPEFPEILVGHGSSLPEDCTLEDIDTFRSIYREHCEAFLDAVLNFEFATVESLWREFWRSQDNNNGDECEEEKYLSKTKLYQICKCSEVQDFIRKVDYTFYQNLVEVLMPNVLRPIPSSLTQSIRNFAKGLESWLISAMADCPEEMTQIKLTAVSAFAQTLRRYTSLNHLAQAARAVLQNSSQINQMLADLNRVDFHNVQEQASWVCQCDYGMVQRLEADFKVTLQQQNSLEDWAIWLKSVVTQVLKPFEEKPTFAKAARQFLLKWSFYSSMVIRDLTLRSAASFGSFHLIRLLYDEYMFYLIEHQVAIATGTTPIAVMGDKSQNCPIINNFGATSNGDTSNTSQPKRIKLS; translated from the exons ATGATGAATTCGTGTATGGTTGTCTCTATTAAACATTCTCCCTATACAAAAG ATTCATCTCTTCAGAAGCAGGGAGGTGGTGGTGATACGGTGGGTGCAGAGGGAGGTCTAGCATCAATTGCCATGACTACAACAGGAGCCCAGTATGCCCTCACAGCATCCACCGGAGCTAATGGCAGTGGGGGTAGCTCTACTACAGTGGGGGTGGAGCCTAAATCAAGCGTTGTTGTTGTGACTACTTCCAGTTCCAGTGGTGGTGCTAATGTAGCTCAAACTCAATCTACCAGAGGCCAACAGCTTATCACTGTAGTTACCAGTCCTGATCCTTCAAGTCCAAGTAATTTACAGCCCATAcag tTGTTGGTTCAGGATCCACTTGAAACAGCTGCAGATTCTTCCAATGGCTCAACAGGTACCTCAGCACATGTTACAGCACAAGTAGTGGTCAATACTACTCATTCTGGTCAGCATACATTTGTTGATAGTGACACTGCATCTACATCTGCTGGCACTATTGTCAGTGGTTCTCCTCATTATATAACAGTTACAG ACACCAGTGATTCACCATCCTACGCATCCCTCACAACGACAGTAG TATCTGGGGAAGCAGAAGCAGTGGGGTCCGAATCAGTGTCCCATCCAACCTATGTTCAATATGTTGAAGGGGATGGTTCTACGTATATACCGGCGAATAGTCAGat gacATATCCAGTATATGCCGTAGGAGAGGCTGGTGCAATGTATACACCTGCCTCAAGTCAATATTATACTCCAGCCTCAACACCAGTAACATATGCACag gtCACAGCACAAGGATCAAATACTACTACTGGACAATTATTATCTCAAGGCAATGGCACTTACTTAATCCAGCAAAGTGTTGTAGATGGTGATCCAACAACACATACACTCATATCTGCTGCAGCTGCTGCTGCTCGAGCTAGTCCACAAACTGAAAATGCg GAGGCTGTGGTTAGCGGGGGTGGCGGGGCATACTTGATCACTGGTAATTCAGGAAGTGCTGCTGTTACCGTGGAAGAAGCAGCAGCTGCAGCAGCAAATATGACGCATGCCACTAGGGTCTCCCAAGCCACA GTACATTGGTTGTTGGAGAATTATGAAACTGCAGATGGTGTCTCTCTTCCAAGGTCTACactttataatcattacttACGCCATTGTTCTGAAAACAAACTAGATCCAGTAAATGCTGCAAGTTTTGGAAAACTGATAAGATCTGTGTTCTTGGGCTTAAGAACAAGACGGTTAGGTACACG AGGGAACTCTAAATATCACTACTACGGAATTCGTGTTAAACCTAGCTCTCCTTTGGTCATGCTGAATGAAGATGGTACATCTCGTCAACAACAAACTACAAATTCTCAAACTAAAcgatttaaatttgtaaatcaGAAGCCAGATCAAGCATATGAAAGCAATACACATTCAAATACAAACATTTCTTCTAATACCTCTCCACCACAATATCATCAGTATCTTGGTGAAGCAAGTGGTGCAATGCCTGAATTTCCAGAGATACTTGTTGGACATGGTTCCTCTTTACCTGAAGACTGTACATTGGAAGATATAGATACTTTTCGTAGCATATACAGAGAACATTGTGAGGCATTTTTAGATGCTGTTCTAAATTTTGAATTTGCAACTGTTGAAAGTCTTTGGAGAGAATTTTGGCGTAGtcaggataataataatggtgatgaatgtgaagaagaaaaatatttatcaaa GAccaaattatatcaaatatgtaAATGCTCTGAAGTCCAAGATTTTATCAGGAAAGTagattatacattttatcaaAACTTAGTGGAAGTACTAATGCCAAATGTACTAAGACCAATACCAA GTTCACTAACGCAGTCTATTCGAAATTTTGCAAAAGGATTAGAATCATGGTTAATTTCTGCCATGGCTGATTGTCCTGAAGAAATGACCCAAATTAAG TTAACAGCTGTCTCTGCTTTTGCTCAAACATTAAGGCGATATACATCATTGAACCATCTTGCTCAAGCTGCACGAGCAGTACTCCAAAATTCTAgtcaaataaatcaaatgttGGCTGATCTTAATCGAGTTGATTTTCATAATGTACAGGAACAG gcATCTTGGGTATGTCAATGTGATTATGGTATGGTGCAACGTTTGGAGGCAGATTTTAAAGTGACACTACAACAGCAAAATTCATTAGAAGATTGGGCTATTTGGCTAAAAAGTGTTGTAACGCAAGTACTCAAACCTTTTGAAGAAAAACCTACTTTTGCTAAGGCTGCACGTCAGTTTTTACTCAAATGGTCTTTCTATAGCTCAATGGTTATTCGTGATCTCACTCTTAGAAGCGCTGCCAGCTTTGGTTCTTTTCATCTTATTAGGTTGTTATATGAtgaatatatgttttatttaattgaacatCAAGTTGCTATAGCTACTGGAACAACACCTATTGCAGTAATGGGAGAT AAAAGTCAGAATTgtccaataattaataattttggagCAACATCTAATGGCG aTACATCTAATACAAGTCAACCTAAACGTATTAAGTTGAGCTAA
- the LOC124954631 gene encoding DNA-binding protein RFX2 isoform X3 produces MYLISITFNLCWNKRRMKSIRIMLPNYFHDVNFSSDRFNTFHIDRLFSHAYSAFYFHSLYFLPLDTLCLVPAPPTDSSLQKQGGGGDTVGAEGGLASIAMTTTGAQYALTASTGANGSGGSSTTVGVEPKSSVVVVTTSSSSGGANVAQTQSTRGQQLITVVTSPDPSSPSNLQPIQLLVQDPLETAADSSNGSTGTSAHVTAQVVVNTTHSGQHTFVDSDTASTSAGTIVSGSPHYITVTVSGEAEAVGSESVSHPTYVQYVEGDGSTYIPANSQMTYPVYAVGEAGAMYTPASSQYYTPASTPVTYAQVTAQGSNTTTGQLLSQGNGTYLIQQSVVDGDPTTHTLISAAAAAARASPQTENAEAVVSGGGGAYLITGNSGSAAVTVEEAAAAAANMTHATRVSQATVHWLLENYETADGVSLPRSTLYNHYLRHCSENKLDPVNAASFGKLIRSVFLGLRTRRLGTRGNSKYHYYGIRVKPSSPLVMLNEDGTSRQQQTTNSQTKRFKFVNQKPDQAYESNTHSNTNISSNTSPPQYHQYLGEASGAMPEFPEILVGHGSSLPEDCTLEDIDTFRSIYREHCEAFLDAVLNFEFATVESLWREFWRSQDNNNGDECEEEKYLSKTKLYQICKCSEVQDFIRKVDYTFYQNLVEVLMPNVLRPIPSSLTQSIRNFAKGLESWLISAMADCPEEMTQIKLTAVSAFAQTLRRYTSLNHLAQAARAVLQNSSQINQMLADLNRVDFHNVQEQASWVCQCDYGMVQRLEADFKVTLQQQNSLEDWAIWLKSVVTQVLKPFEEKPTFAKAARQFLLKWSFYSSMVIRDLTLRSAASFGSFHLIRLLYDEYMFYLIEHQVAIATGTTPIAVMGDKSQNCPIINNFGATSNGDTSNTSQPKRIKLS; encoded by the exons atgtatttaatatctattacttttaatttatgttGGAATAAGCGAAGAATGAAATCTATCAGGATAATGCTCCCTAATTATTTCCATGATGTAAATTTTTCCTCTGATAGATTCAATACCTTTCACATAGATCGTCTGTTCAGTCACGCGTACAGTGCATTTTATTTCCACTCCCTCTATTTTCTTCCCCTTGATACTTTGTGTTTGGTACCTGCTCCCCCAACAG ATTCATCTCTTCAGAAGCAGGGAGGTGGTGGTGATACGGTGGGTGCAGAGGGAGGTCTAGCATCAATTGCCATGACTACAACAGGAGCCCAGTATGCCCTCACAGCATCCACCGGAGCTAATGGCAGTGGGGGTAGCTCTACTACAGTGGGGGTGGAGCCTAAATCAAGCGTTGTTGTTGTGACTACTTCCAGTTCCAGTGGTGGTGCTAATGTAGCTCAAACTCAATCTACCAGAGGCCAACAGCTTATCACTGTAGTTACCAGTCCTGATCCTTCAAGTCCAAGTAATTTACAGCCCATAcag tTGTTGGTTCAGGATCCACTTGAAACAGCTGCAGATTCTTCCAATGGCTCAACAGGTACCTCAGCACATGTTACAGCACAAGTAGTGGTCAATACTACTCATTCTGGTCAGCATACATTTGTTGATAGTGACACTGCATCTACATCTGCTGGCACTATTGTCAGTGGTTCTCCTCATTATATAACAGTTACAG TATCTGGGGAAGCAGAAGCAGTGGGGTCCGAATCAGTGTCCCATCCAACCTATGTTCAATATGTTGAAGGGGATGGTTCTACGTATATACCGGCGAATAGTCAGat gacATATCCAGTATATGCCGTAGGAGAGGCTGGTGCAATGTATACACCTGCCTCAAGTCAATATTATACTCCAGCCTCAACACCAGTAACATATGCACag gtCACAGCACAAGGATCAAATACTACTACTGGACAATTATTATCTCAAGGCAATGGCACTTACTTAATCCAGCAAAGTGTTGTAGATGGTGATCCAACAACACATACACTCATATCTGCTGCAGCTGCTGCTGCTCGAGCTAGTCCACAAACTGAAAATGCg GAGGCTGTGGTTAGCGGGGGTGGCGGGGCATACTTGATCACTGGTAATTCAGGAAGTGCTGCTGTTACCGTGGAAGAAGCAGCAGCTGCAGCAGCAAATATGACGCATGCCACTAGGGTCTCCCAAGCCACA GTACATTGGTTGTTGGAGAATTATGAAACTGCAGATGGTGTCTCTCTTCCAAGGTCTACactttataatcattacttACGCCATTGTTCTGAAAACAAACTAGATCCAGTAAATGCTGCAAGTTTTGGAAAACTGATAAGATCTGTGTTCTTGGGCTTAAGAACAAGACGGTTAGGTACACG AGGGAACTCTAAATATCACTACTACGGAATTCGTGTTAAACCTAGCTCTCCTTTGGTCATGCTGAATGAAGATGGTACATCTCGTCAACAACAAACTACAAATTCTCAAACTAAAcgatttaaatttgtaaatcaGAAGCCAGATCAAGCATATGAAAGCAATACACATTCAAATACAAACATTTCTTCTAATACCTCTCCACCACAATATCATCAGTATCTTGGTGAAGCAAGTGGTGCAATGCCTGAATTTCCAGAGATACTTGTTGGACATGGTTCCTCTTTACCTGAAGACTGTACATTGGAAGATATAGATACTTTTCGTAGCATATACAGAGAACATTGTGAGGCATTTTTAGATGCTGTTCTAAATTTTGAATTTGCAACTGTTGAAAGTCTTTGGAGAGAATTTTGGCGTAGtcaggataataataatggtgatgaatgtgaagaagaaaaatatttatcaaa GAccaaattatatcaaatatgtaAATGCTCTGAAGTCCAAGATTTTATCAGGAAAGTagattatacattttatcaaAACTTAGTGGAAGTACTAATGCCAAATGTACTAAGACCAATACCAA GTTCACTAACGCAGTCTATTCGAAATTTTGCAAAAGGATTAGAATCATGGTTAATTTCTGCCATGGCTGATTGTCCTGAAGAAATGACCCAAATTAAG TTAACAGCTGTCTCTGCTTTTGCTCAAACATTAAGGCGATATACATCATTGAACCATCTTGCTCAAGCTGCACGAGCAGTACTCCAAAATTCTAgtcaaataaatcaaatgttGGCTGATCTTAATCGAGTTGATTTTCATAATGTACAGGAACAG gcATCTTGGGTATGTCAATGTGATTATGGTATGGTGCAACGTTTGGAGGCAGATTTTAAAGTGACACTACAACAGCAAAATTCATTAGAAGATTGGGCTATTTGGCTAAAAAGTGTTGTAACGCAAGTACTCAAACCTTTTGAAGAAAAACCTACTTTTGCTAAGGCTGCACGTCAGTTTTTACTCAAATGGTCTTTCTATAGCTCAATGGTTATTCGTGATCTCACTCTTAGAAGCGCTGCCAGCTTTGGTTCTTTTCATCTTATTAGGTTGTTATATGAtgaatatatgttttatttaattgaacatCAAGTTGCTATAGCTACTGGAACAACACCTATTGCAGTAATGGGAGAT AAAAGTCAGAATTgtccaataattaataattttggagCAACATCTAATGGCG aTACATCTAATACAAGTCAACCTAAACGTATTAAGTTGAGCTAA